The sequence tcattttcccTTTAACACTTCAGTCGCATTTTCCTTGACACgagggattaaaaaaaagaaaagaaagaagaaacaaattCACAGATTctgagataaataaataaaaaccatcaGTGTGTTGTGAACAATTTAAGGGACTTGAAGGGCAAAGGTCAAACTATGTGAGCTCCTAAAAAGAACCAAAGTAAATGCAATTGAATAACTCTGTGCTCAACATTTGTTGTATAACAACTAATATGGAGTGCACAATTATTCAACTGTGTATATATAATCGCCTGTTGATATTTACACAGCACATACAAGTACATTCTCCCAAGTTAAATAttactacaattttttttttctccataaatGTTACTCTTTTTCCATTACAAGGTTTCTCTTAAATGTTCGTCAACGAATGTTTTGGTATTTGTATTCAAGTTTTTCTCGTATAACCAAACAGACAATCCTCTGTTGTCTTCTACAGTTAAATACATCACGAGAATAAACATCATGTTACAGTAAAGACCCCCCAaacaaccaccacccccccacccccatccctCACACGGCCGTGATCCTGCTCCGCAATGGCGATCCCCCTCCCCAGGCCCCACCAGGTTGTGCCCTccatttctccctccctccgcctgtcaacacacagatacacacacagacacacaacggaGTGTGGAAATGCAGGCGATGGTCGAGAGCCACACTCCCAAATCACAAGGTCACcttgggaggaggagaaaaatggagaggggagagacagCGGGAGggaaaaatatttcaattaatTAACTAGTAACGGTAAACAAATTCATATGAAAAGCTGATATTGACATTACTTTGTGTTGATACCCATGACAGAAAAAGATCATGACAAGGAcatttgatatatttatatgtaaatgaCACAGAAATTTTAAGATTTGGGAAATTATGTTAAAAATTGTATGTATGTAatatcattatatattatataataataatattatatacaaaTCACATTacactttaatttaaaatgctaAAATCTGATTGCCGCATGGAAATACATGACACCATTTTAGCATTAACCACTTCAAACCAATGGGAGCAAAAGTAAAACCAGAAATCTTTGAATCTTAATCAGATTATTTTACGATCATGTCAGAACCTATTGGTCCCAAAAAGCTGATTGAGAGCAGATCTTCAGctctattaaaataaaaacaggtaAGATATCCTAAAATACTACAGGACTTAGATGAACTGTTGCTACTCAATGTGACATTTCTAAACCTTTGAGGACTGAGTGCACATTTTCTTCAGATatacgattttctacaacctcGAAGCACCAATCGAAAAAATAGCTCTTTCACTCTGTGCTTTACTGGGCAACTGTGGAACTCAAGGGCAAGAAGAGCAGGAAAGTGATTATATACTATAGCTTCCTTTATGAATTACTATACAAGGGCCCATAGTGCCATATAGTCTACTATGTGAGTCAGATGTTTTGAACACTTTCCATCTCACTGAAACTCAATTTGTCAAAGAACAGCCACTACTGGATGTGTTGCTTTTAAAGGATAGTTTCACATGTCTAAATTAATGTAAGAGCTGCATAACCGTGTGTGCATTTCATTAGTCATATCCTGGATCAGATGCCCTCTTAGTATAAATGATATTGCACAACTTCCACAACATCCTGCCGTGCAAACATACATTCTtcaaccaaaataaaaaaaattgtaggtCACTTGGGAGCACTATCACTAAACTGTGCACATACCATCAAGTGCCTAAATCTGACTGACCATATCTTTGCTCTGTGTTGGTTTCCACCAGCTCCTCCGGGTCTTTAGCAGCCAAATGGTGCATTATATTCACCAGCTATAGTTTCTAACTGTGTCAGTCTGTGCACTAGGTTTTTAGAGCTTTTTCAAAGACCACAGCTTCCTGGCAACAACACAATAACAGCTTTGATATGAAACCAAACAATAAAGCTGTGGCCCAGAACAGTTAGTAACACAATTGTGATAATTCTCCACATTGTGGGTAAAGAAATATTGATCATTTACGACCAGCTGATGCTAATATGAGGGTTCCGAGGTGTAATCAATCAAAGAAACGAATGCGGCTGTTTTACTGGTCTCATTTGTAATATGTTTCGAAAACACAACATCGGAATTTGCAGCTGAGAAGGTTGGAATAATTGTTGTATACTGATATTGTTACAAGATGATTCTGACAGGTTATTTGCTCTGTTATCTGTGACTGTCGAGCGGATTCATTTTCCGGTTTTGAGTGTTGCACCGTATCCAAATCTGAATGAGGCTTTTGAAAAGCTCagagaaatgtttgtttgacaTTTGCGTAGCAGTGACCCCTGAACGCCGATAATCTGCACAAGAGGCTGCAGTAAAGAGGAAACTAGTGGCTCTGTGATAAACAATGATGTGATGTGAATACCGCACACTCACCATCCTGCAGCGCTGGTTTGGCTGGACAGGCTCACATTTGATTAGAGAAGGAGGTGGGCTGCTGCTCATAGCCCTGGCTGTAGCCTCCCTCCTCGGTGTAGCCTCCCTGCTGGCCGTAGTCGGGCTGGTAGCCTCCCTGGGAGCCGGCGTAGGGGTCCTGCTGAGCGTAGCCTTCCTGGGCGAAAGTATCGGGGGCGGGCTGCTTCTCCTGGGACGGGACGTATGTTCCACCGAAGAGAGCCAACCAGCCGGTCTCCTTGAACACGAACCACAGGTTTCCTATCCACAGGATCAGGTTGATGAAGCCAAAAGCCTGTGGAGCAGATACGTGTTAATTCTAGCAGTGATTTCCTGGGACTGTCCTGATATCCACACAGCTCGGTTCAGGGTGAAGCAGCGAGGACCCACCACAGAGGTGTTCAGGCCGGAGACCTTGGGCTCATAAAGCTCACGACAGGTAGTCTCGGATTCGTCACAGGCCGGGATGAGAGTGAGGACCTTATCTGGATCGGTGGCTGTTTTCACGTCCGACAGGCCTTTAGCCCAAGCACAGGAAGACACCAGCCAAAAGAAGGTGAACACCGCCGTCACGATAAAGTCCTGGTGATCATCAAGAGAAGAGAATCACTGTTATTGTGCAACAAACTGCTAAATACAAATCATAGGTCTAGTTGTAGGTGTTTCGATACCAAGGAGGTGTCAGGGAAGAACAAACTCACAATCTGAGGCCCTTTGTTGTTTTCGCGGTACTTCTCCAGAACGAAGCAGTAAGCAGACAGGGCTGCCATGGAGTAGAGGAAGGAAAACACACCGATGGTGACGAAGAACTCAGCCGAGGAGGAGTAGTCCCCGACCAGGAATAGACGCTCGGTCTTCTCTCCCTTACAGCTGGGGGCATCAAAGTAAACCTGGTGGAGCctgaagacacaaagacaccgAGATTAAAGACGAACgctgtttgatttatttttttctcacttcTACAACACCGGAGACTGGgaaggcaaaaaaaacaacaagaaatacAAACCTGAATGGATATTCAAATTTTACTTCAATGCTTAGGTCACTCTCCGACCGGTTTTTACACTCCACGGACATCTTGAACATGCCGGAGTAGCTGCCACATGTCGAGAAGGCGAAGATGGCAAAGATctgcagaggagaaaggagaagggAGACGACGCATATCAGTCACACTgtgggaaacagaaaacaccatCAAAACCATTATGACTGATCATAAACACGAATCTCCAGCCCTCCCAGTGCAGTTCAGTTATGTAGAGCAGGTGACGTCTCCATTTCCACAGAGAGCTGCCGGCTGTGCTCCCACCACCTGCAACGAGCACTACCAGCGCTCCAGCCAATCACGGTGGAGCTgctgcgtgggggggggggggggtggggggggaggaacCGACGGAATCACCGGGTCACACGGCGAGGACTTGTAACTGTTGCCATGGCTCCCGGTGCAATGCCGAAGATGTTCGGTTGTATTTTGTGGTGCAACAGTGATTGTGCATTAATGCAGAGGCTGCCATGTTAATACCACAAACTGACACACGCATGGAGATGAActcacgcacgtacacacacgcacacgcacacgcacacacgcacacacacacacgcaaacatacacacacacacacgcaaacatacacacgcacacacgcaagcAGAGCAGATTAGACAAGTCACGACTATTTATACCACACCCTCCCTACGCTGTGGGCCAGATCCGATTGGATAGAAAATCCAGCCATTAATCTGAGGTGCTCCACCATCTGTCGCCCAATACTCAACTACAAGCGATTGTACAGCCAGTcacaacacacgcacgcacaaagcCACACCCCCACACGTGAGCTTGTACAAACGCACACAATCCCACACACCCATAGACAAAGGAATCTCTCTCGTCCTGTCGTCTACCTGCCGCAGGCTCCAGCACACTAAACTATTTACAGTAATCTTTCAGCTAATGTGAGTCGGAGGCTTGTTTGTTGGATTTGCACACAGGAGCCGCCTGAAGCTCGTTGTGATCACTACACTCGACCCTCTCTGTTCCTGCAGGGCTGTGTTATCTTTTAGAGATGACTCCCATGATCACCGacagtctctctccctgtcgCTGCTTATTGACACATTTTAATAGTCAACGCTATTGACTGTAGATGTGATGGAGGTGGCCGCATTAGTGTGTGAGTCTGATATGTAACTGATTCTATTACGAATTTCAAGCAAAGAAAAAGCTTAAAACATTCAAATCTGCCCCAAAACACGAATTACAATGGAACTATATAAAGATTATGTTATCATGCCGACATGCTAACCCGCCCATGACCCGCTCTACCACCTTAGTTCAAACCAGGCGCTGCTTTTGGTGTCAATTTATATTAAAGAATAGATATTCTGTTTATATTCAGGTAGTATTAAATAATGTAAACTTTTGGCTTTTTTGGACTTTACCGACACTAATATCTTATataacacactagaggaaagaaaaacacattatatGTCTTCTTTAATTACCATCTATGCATCAATCATTAAGTCGTCAGCCTTAAAAATCTCGTTAACGCCACCAAACCCAAAACAAAATATGGGCTGCCAACGACGAGGGAGTAAAATGTGAGATATGTTTTTTGCAGCATTTAAACCctaaaaagaaaagcaggatGTTATACTGCAGCAGTTTTGCCATTAATCAATACGTACAGCATGTGCAGTGTCAGCACAAACCTTTACACTTGTGTGCATTACTTGGACCTGAAGATATAAATCATCTAtctcattttgtttattatagCTGCCTCATGGTGCTAGCTGTTACTATTATTGAGGCGGTTTATGGGTTTTAAAGCTCCCAGTGTCCACATTGTTCTTTCATTATTCCTCTGAGGAGGTTTGTAGGTTTCATGAGATGAATCAATAAAAAGACCGACAACATTTGGGCCCCCGGCTGCACTTTTGGCTCCTGTCTTCCTCTTTACAGATAAAGAAAACTTTGGGCTGGATTCTCtatttaaaggtgcagtgtggagaatctagtgacatctagtggtgacgtTGCATGTTACAGCTgaccacccctcacctcaccctcctcttcaaaGGGActattctagggtaaagaaaacaacaattcgaaAAATGTAGATGATTAaacactaatgaaaacatcacttgGATTATTTTCAATTCAATCTCTACCAATAGATCCATTTCACCAAAATTttacaaactgaacctttaagtagcAGCATGATCCACAAGGGATTTGAAcccttacatttcatttagctattTAGTAGAATATATGTAGCTGAATGTGAATCTTTGATAGTTTTACTTATCACAATGATTTATGTTTGAATGTTCATCATATTTTTCGCTGTAAAAACGGGATGAAGACTCACTATTGACCTCTGAGACTGACTTCTGATTGGACGAGCCTGTGTGTACTTGAAACCGTGACTCTAACTCCAAATGACGTGATCAAGGCAAGATGGCCGCTCCCATAACCAaggtattttggcttcattttcatATAACGGTATAAATTGGAAATGGGTCGTCCATCTTGACAAACATTCTTttcttattacattttattcagaTGGGGGGGGGAAATTAATGGTCATCCACAGCTTTGGAGACTTTTTACTCAAAACCACCAAGCCTCTAAACTAACATGGTGGACTGACCAACAGTGGCCTACACCCCTAGCTATAATTCTAAAACCCACGACCATAGAAACAGAATCCGAACAGAGCGCACAATAGCACAATTAAGAGCTGTAGATTTACAGAGATAGACGAGTGGAAGGACGGgcgatggaggaggaagagaaggacaaACAGGCCGAGAAAAGAAATGGTGGCATGCTGAGTGTTAGGTGCCATGGAAACACATCCCAGAGTGAGGAGGCAGACGCTGGTTTCTACCCCTCCTGGTATTCTGGATGGTTG comes from Pleuronectes platessa chromosome 6, fPlePla1.1, whole genome shotgun sequence and encodes:
- the sypb gene encoding synaptophysin b, which translates into the protein MDVVNQLVAQGQFTILKQPLGFIKVLQWIFAIFAFSTCGSYSGMFKMSVECKNRSESDLSIEVKFEYPFRLHQVYFDAPSCKGEKTERLFLVGDYSSSAEFFVTIGVFSFLYSMAALSAYCFVLEKYRENNKGPQIDFIVTAVFTFFWLVSSCAWAKGLSDVKTATDPDKVLTLIPACDESETTCRELYEPKVSGLNTSVAFGFINLILWIGNLWFVFKETGWLALFGGTYVPSQEKQPAPDTFAQEGYAQQDPYAGSQGGYQPDYGQQGGYTEEGGYSQGYEQQPTSFSNQM